The genomic segment CGCCTGAGAACCACCAACTGTGACCAGCACCTCATCCGCCGTAACTTGAATGCTGTTCTTGAATGCGAGTTTGTCAACAAGCGCTTGGCGCAGCGGCGGCAGACCAGACGACGGAGCATAGTGGGTCTGGTTCGCCACCAGCGCGCGCACTGCCGCGAATTTAATGTCATCTGGCGTCTCGAAAAACGGCTCGCCGCCATGCAGGGCGTGCACCTGCAGCCCTTCAGCGCGCATCGACATCACCTTGTTGCGAATCTGCACGATGTCGGAGAATCCAACTTCATCCAGCCGCTTGGCCAATCGAATTCCGTTCTGCCGCCTAACCGTCATGCCTGTAGCATCCTCCAAAGCCCCAACTCAGCATAGTCCACGCCGCAGACCGGCGCCTGCTTTCCGAGCGAAAGCAAATCTACACGGCAAGCACTTCGGTGTAAACTGCCATTCCGGCCACGGCGTCAACGTGCAGCGCATCCAGCGTATCGATCTCCTGCTGACTTCTAATTCCGCCTGCCACGATGAGGTGTCGCTGCGTCAGGCCACGCAGGCGTCGGGCTGTCTCGATTGGGAAGCCGCCCATGAGGCCTTCTCCATCCACATGCGTGTAGAGAAAGGATGAGACGAACGGCTCCAATTGCGGAATCGCCTCGTCAGCCGTAAAGGCGACCTGCTCCTTCCAGCCTTTGACCGCAATGCGCCCCCCCTTGGTGTCGATGCCCGCCACCAGATGTTCTGACCCGACCGCGTCTGACAACTCTGACGCAAAGCCGGAGTTAACACCTGAAACAGAGAAAAGTGCCGAACCGATGATGACGCGCCTGGCGCCGTTTTCCAGCACGTGTCGCGCGCGTTCAATGGAGTGAATACCTCCTCCAACCTGACATGGCAGGCGCCGCGCAATCCGCTTCACGAGTTCCGAATTATCACCGGACCGCATAGCGGCATCCAGATCGATGAGCTGCACGAGCGGGAAACGAGAAAACTTCCGGATCCAGTATTCAAAGTCGTCGAAAGCCAGGCGGAGCTTCTCGCCTTGGACCAATTGAACAATACGTCCGCCGAGCAGATCGATAGATGGAATCAGCATGGCAACCTCACTGGAACTCCTGAAGCGGCAAGTTCTTGCTTGAGCGATCTGGCGCTGGACACGCCGAAATGGAAGATGCTCGCGGCCAAAGCCGCATCAGCCTTGCCGCGCGCAAACACATCTGCAAAGTGCGCAACCGTTCCTGCGCCGCCCGATGCGATGACCGGAATGCTTACCGATTCACTCACCGCGGCCGTCAGCTCGCAATCGAATCCGTTGCGCGTTCCGTCCGAATCCATCGAGGTAAGTAGGATCTCGCCTGCACCCCGCGCTTCGGCTTCGCGCGCCCACTCAACTACACGACGTCCTGAGGGCTTGCGCCCGCCTTGCACAAACACCTGCGCATTCCGAACAGGATCCGCGGCAGCTGGGTCCCGCCGCGCATCGATCGCAACGACCACCGCCTGTGCACCGAAACTCCGGCCTATCGACTCAATCAGCGATGGGTTCGCCAGTGCCGCGGAATTGATGCTGACCTTGTCTGCCCCTGCTTCGAACACCTGTTCCGCATCGGAGGCAGTCCGAATACCTCCCCCGACAGTAAACGGGACGAAGAGTTCGCGCGCAGTTCGCTGAACTGTATCGAGCAACGTCTTCCGCCCCTCATGGGTAGCCGTAATATCGAGCAGCACGATCTCATCCGCGCCTTCCTGCGCGTGACGGGCCGCAAGAGCGGCAGGGTCACCGGCGTCCACGAGATCGACGAACTGCACGCCTTTCACCACGCGTCCAGCGTGAACGTCGAGGCAGGCGATAATGCGTTTGGTCAGCATGCTTCTCCGTTCGGAGTCCAATCAAGAAAATTGCGCAAGATGCGAAGGCCGGTTGCGGACGACTTTTCCGGATGAAACTGGACGCCCATCACGTTGTCACGTTCGACGGCGGCCGCGAAGTCGTCAATGTAGTTAGTGACGGCGCACGTATCGGCAGAGATAGGCGCGCGGTAAGAATGCGTAAAGTAAACGTGTTCTCCGGCCGCGACGCCGGCGAGAAGCCGTGATCCGATGCGCGGAGTGATTGCATTCCATCCAACGTGGGGAACTTTCTGTCCACACTCGCGGAAGCGTTCGCACGACCCGGAGAAATGGCTCAGGCCAAGACACTCCGGCGCTTCCGTCGATCCAGCATAGAGCCACTGCATGCCGACGCAAATACCAAGGAAAGGAACTGCACGATCAACCGCAGCACGAATTGCGGAAGTCATACCTGTCGCATCCAGAAGCCGGGTCGCAGAGAAGTGGCCAACCCCCGGAAGGACGAGCCGTTCCGCAGAGCCGATCATCGAGAGATCGTGGTCAGTCACCTCGACGTCTGCACCCAGGTGGCGCAACGCCTTCACCACCGAGGTGAGGTTCCCGGCCTTGTAGTCAATGACAGTGACGCGCATCAGAGCAGGCCCTTCGTCGATGGCAACATCTCGCCGAGTTGTTTGTCGCGGCTGCATGCAACGCGCATCGCACGCGCGAACGCCTTGAAGATGGCTTCGATCTTATGATGATTTGACCGCCCGTACATTGTTTTGACATGCACGTTGGCCCGTGCCCCACGCGCAAATCCCTCGAAGAAATCCGTCACCAACTCCGTCTGTAGATCGCCCACGAGTCGTGTCCGCACTTTGCTATCGACTGCGAACGCGGCACGGCCACTCAGATCAACGGCCGCGATAGCGAGCGTCTCATCCATCGGCATGAGGAAGTAGCCAGCCCTCAATATCCCGCGCTTGTCGCCGAGTGCGCGATCAAATGCTTCACCCAAAGCGATACCCACGTCCTCAACCGTGTGATGCTGATCCACGTCGAGATCGCCATCGCATTTGAGCGTCAGGTCGAAAGCTCCGTGACGCGTAAACAGCTCGAGCATGTGGTCGAAGAAACGAATGCCCGTGCCGACCTCGTACCGGCCGCTGCCCTCGATTGTGAGTTGGATCGCGATGCGCGTCTCCGTCGTATTGCGCTCAAACTGAGCGGAGCGCAGGGCCGTTTGCGTTTTGGGTGCCGAAGCGGGACTCTTCTTCGTCGTCATGCTTCCTTCTCCTTGCCGTTGCGCATCAGGCCGATCACCTCTTTGAGAACCTCTGCAGCGAGCCGCATCTGTTCGCGCGTGCCGATCGTGACGCGAACACAGCCATCACAGCCGGGATCGTTGCTCCTGTCGCGCACCAGCACCCCGGCGGAGTTCATTCGGCGAACAAAATCGCGGTGTTCCGATCCTATATAAGCAAGCACAAAATTGGCCTGGCTCGACCATCTGCGAAGCCCGGCTGCGTCGATAGCAGACTCAAACTCCTTTCGAGCAGCAAGGACCTCTCCGACATACCAGTTCAGATAATCGGTGTCGTTCAATGCAGCCGGAATACACGCAAGAGCAACGGAATTCACGCTGTAGGGAGAGATCACACGGCGCATCCACTTCATCTGCTCCGCTGATCCCGCCAGAACCCCTACGCGCAGGCCGGCAAGGCCGTAGGCCTTCGAGAACGTACGCGCAACCACGAGGTTCGGTATCGAATTGAGAAGGTCGATAGCTGTCTCGCCGTAGAAGTGGAAGTAAGCTTCGTCCACGAGAATCACCGCGTGCGGCGCTCGCTGAGCTATGGTTATGATCTGTTCACGCGTAATCACACTGCCGGAGGGGCTGTTGGGGTTGGCAAGCGCAATCACTTTCGTACGTGGCGAGATCCCATCTAGCAATGCCTTGAATGGAAACACCAGGTCATCGCCGGCCTGCACGGTTACGATCCTCGCGTCCGTTGCAGATGCATACACCTCGTACATCGTGTACGTCGGCACAGGCAGCAGCAACTCATCGCCGGAATCCAGGAATGTTTGGAACAGTACGTGTATGGCTTCATCCACGCCATTTGTGAGAAGAACTTGCTCCGGCGTAACGCGCAGATGTTGGGCGACCTGCGCTTCGACAGTTTCACGCTCTGGATAGCGCGTGAGGTCGCCTGCCGAAATCTGGCTCAGCACTTCGCGCACTGCCGGTGAACACGCGATTGTATTTTCGTTGAAATCCAGCCGCAGAGCATCGCGGCAGCCAAGCGGAGGATGATACTCCTTCATGGCTTGGACACGTGCTCGAGGTTGAGGCCCGGCAGTTGCGGTTACGTCACCCATTGGAACTCCTCGATTTCCGGGGCTTCGATAGTCTCACCAGAATCGCCTCTGCGTGCCCAACCAGGCCTTCAGCCCGCGCGAGTAGAAATGCCTCCGGTCCAAGCTCGCGCATTGAGGCGGATGTGTACTCCTGCACCGTAATCAGCTTCACAAAGTCATTCACGCTGAGGCCACCGCGAACACGCGCCATGCCGCCCGTGGGCAGAGTGTGGTTCGGCCCGGAGATGTAATCACCCATTGGTTGCGCCGACCAGCGGCCCACGAACACCGAACCCGCGCTCTGAACCCATGAGAGATCAGCAAAAGAATCGACGGTGAGATGCTCGGGTGCGATCCTGTTTGTTAGATCGCGAGCCTCAGCCGGTGTCGCTGTGAGGAGAACCACGCCATTCCTTTGCAGAGACTCTTTCGCAACGGGATTACTCCTCGCGCGATCCTTTACTTCCGTCATCACTGTCCGGGCAAGCTCTTCGCGTGAGGTGATGAAGATGGCCAGCGCCTCGGGATCGTGCTCGGCCTGCGCGACGAGATCGGAAGCTATCTCAGCGGGCCGGCCCTTTTCACTGGTGACAACGATTTCTGTCGGCCCAGCAAGCATGTCAATCGCACAGTCGAACGCAACCGTTCGTTTTGCCGCCGTGACGTAGAGATTGCCCGGCCCCACGATTTTTTCGACCCGCGGGATGGACGCAGTGCCATAAGCGAGAGCCGCAATTCCATGCGCCCCACCAATGCGGTAGAACTCCGAGATGCCCAGCAGATGCGCGGCAGCCAAAGCTTCAACCGCCGGGCGAGGCGATATGGCCACAACCCGCGGAACGCCCGCGACCTGTGCCGGTATCGCTGTCATCAGCAAGGTTGAGGGTAAGGGGTGCCGCCCGCTGGGAACGTAGCATCCAACCGCTCCGATCGGCCTGACGACTTGGCCTCTGGTCAACCCGTCGGCGGATGTTTCAGTCCACGACTGCGGCATCTGCTTCTCGGCAAAGCTGCGGATCTGTTCCGCGGCCGTGCTCAGTGCCGTTCTGAGAGCGGGCTCGATGCGCTCCCATGCCTCCGCCATCTCTTCGCGCGTGACGCGAAGTGATTCAGCGCCAGGCAAGCCATCGAACTCGCGACCATAGCGCAGCAAAGCGCGATCGCCCTGGTTTCGGACCGACGAGACAATGCGGCTCACGGCGGGCATCACCGTATCGAGCGCAGCACCCCCACGCACTTCGAGCGTCGCGATCAACTCGGC from the Occallatibacter riparius genome contains:
- a CDS encoding 1-(5-phosphoribosyl)-5-[(5-phosphoribosylamino)methylideneamino]imidazole-4-carboxamide isomerase; its protein translation is MLIPSIDLLGGRIVQLVQGEKLRLAFDDFEYWIRKFSRFPLVQLIDLDAAMRSGDNSELVKRIARRLPCQVGGGIHSIERARHVLENGARRVIIGSALFSVSGVNSGFASELSDAVGSEHLVAGIDTKGGRIAVKGWKEQVAFTADEAIPQLEPFVSSFLYTHVDGEGLMGGFPIETARRLRGLTQRHLIVAGGIRSQQEIDTLDALHVDAVAGMAVYTEVLAV
- the hisF gene encoding imidazole glycerol phosphate synthase subunit HisF, whose product is MLTKRIIACLDVHAGRVVKGVQFVDLVDAGDPAALAARHAQEGADEIVLLDITATHEGRKTLLDTVQRTARELFVPFTVGGGIRTASDAEQVFEAGADKVSINSAALANPSLIESIGRSFGAQAVVVAIDARRDPAAADPVRNAQVFVQGGRKPSGRRVVEWAREAEARGAGEILLTSMDSDGTRNGFDCELTAAVSESVSIPVIASGGAGTVAHFADVFARGKADAALAASIFHFGVSSARSLKQELAASGVPVRLPC
- the hisH gene encoding imidazole glycerol phosphate synthase subunit HisH — its product is MRVTVIDYKAGNLTSVVKALRHLGADVEVTDHDLSMIGSAERLVLPGVGHFSATRLLDATGMTSAIRAAVDRAVPFLGICVGMQWLYAGSTEAPECLGLSHFSGSCERFRECGQKVPHVGWNAITPRIGSRLLAGVAAGEHVYFTHSYRAPISADTCAVTNYIDDFAAAVERDNVMGVQFHPEKSSATGLRILRNFLDWTPNGEAC
- the hisB gene encoding imidazoleglycerol-phosphate dehydratase HisB; its protein translation is MTTKKSPASAPKTQTALRSAQFERNTTETRIAIQLTIEGSGRYEVGTGIRFFDHMLELFTRHGAFDLTLKCDGDLDVDQHHTVEDVGIALGEAFDRALGDKRGILRAGYFLMPMDETLAIAAVDLSGRAAFAVDSKVRTRLVGDLQTELVTDFFEGFARGARANVHVKTMYGRSNHHKIEAIFKAFARAMRVACSRDKQLGEMLPSTKGLL
- the hisC gene encoding histidinol-phosphate transaminase; translation: MGDVTATAGPQPRARVQAMKEYHPPLGCRDALRLDFNENTIACSPAVREVLSQISAGDLTRYPERETVEAQVAQHLRVTPEQVLLTNGVDEAIHVLFQTFLDSGDELLLPVPTYTMYEVYASATDARIVTVQAGDDLVFPFKALLDGISPRTKVIALANPNSPSGSVITREQIITIAQRAPHAVILVDEAYFHFYGETAIDLLNSIPNLVVARTFSKAYGLAGLRVGVLAGSAEQMKWMRRVISPYSVNSVALACIPAALNDTDYLNWYVGEVLAARKEFESAIDAAGLRRWSSQANFVLAYIGSEHRDFVRRMNSAGVLVRDRSNDPGCDGCVRVTIGTREQMRLAAEVLKEVIGLMRNGKEKEA
- the hisD gene encoding histidinol dehydrogenase, whose translation is MKLIRTFGRSRQSAAELIATLEVRGGAALDTVMPAVSRIVSSVRNQGDRALLRYGREFDGLPGAESLRVTREEMAEAWERIEPALRTALSTAAEQIRSFAEKQMPQSWTETSADGLTRGQVVRPIGAVGCYVPSGRHPLPSTLLMTAIPAQVAGVPRVVAISPRPAVEALAAAHLLGISEFYRIGGAHGIAALAYGTASIPRVEKIVGPGNLYVTAAKRTVAFDCAIDMLAGPTEIVVTSEKGRPAEIASDLVAQAEHDPEALAIFITSREELARTVMTEVKDRARSNPVAKESLQRNGVVLLTATPAEARDLTNRIAPEHLTVDSFADLSWVQSAGSVFVGRWSAQPMGDYISGPNHTLPTGGMARVRGGLSVNDFVKLITVQEYTSASMRELGPEAFLLARAEGLVGHAEAILVRLSKPRKSRSSNG